In Clarias gariepinus isolate MV-2021 ecotype Netherlands chromosome 1, CGAR_prim_01v2, whole genome shotgun sequence, one DNA window encodes the following:
- the LOC128531705 gene encoding phospholipid scramblase 1-like, giving the protein MNPAAQHTGQFGANCIDLQPGKSFGNPNYGEVPVPPGYVPPQAPAMMPTPQRPPGCPPGLEYLTQIDQLLIHQQVELAEVILGWETNNKYVVKNTLGQQVFYVAEENDCCNRNCCGPLRSFVLHIQDNMGQEVITLTRPLRCGSCLCPCCLQELEVQSPPGNPIGYVVQTWHPFLPKYTIQNENKQDVLKIKGPCCTFKCCSDVNFEVLSMDETSSVGRISKQWSGYIQEAFTDADNFGIKFPVDLDVKIKAVLLGALFLIDFMFFENKQNRH; this is encoded by the exons ATGAATCCAGCCG CCCAACACACAGGTCAGTTTGGAGCCAACTGTATTGATCTCCAACCGGGAAAATCCTTCGGCAATCCCAACTATGGAGAAGTGCCTGTCCCGCCAG GCTACGTGCCCCCGCAGGCTCCGGCGATGATGCCGACTCCTCAGAGACCGCCTGGGTGTCCTCCTGGGCTGGAGTACTTAACGCAG ATCGACCAGCTTCTCATTCACCAACAAGTGGAGCTGGCTGAAG TTATTTTAGGATGGGAGACCAACAACAAGTACGTGGTGAAGAACACACTCGGGCAGCAGGTCTTCTACGTGGCCGAGGAGAACGACTGCTGTAACCGGAACTGCTGTGGACCGCTCCGCTCCTTCGTCCTCCACATCCAGGACAACATGGGCCAGGAGGTGATCACGCTCACAAGACCTCTACGCTGCGGCAGCTGCTTGTGCCCCTGCTGTCTGCAAGAG CTTGAGGTGCAGTCTCCACCGGGCAATCCTATCGGCTACGTGGTTCAGACGTGGCATCCCTTCTTACCCAAATACACCATCCAAAATGAAAACAAGCAGGACGTCCTGAAGATAAAGGGACCTTGCTGCACCTTTAAATGCTGTTCCGATGTGAATTTTGag GTTTTGTCGATGGATGAGACGTCGTCTGTGGGCCGCATAAGCAAGCAGTGGTCCGGCTACATTCAAGAGGCGTTCACTGATGCCGACAATTTTGGGATCAAGTTCCCTGTGGACCTGGATGTGAAGATCAAGGCTGTGCTTCTCGGAGCCCTTTTTCTCATC GACTTCATGTTCTTTGAGAATAAACAGAATAGACATTGA